Proteins encoded together in one Bacteroides ovatus window:
- a CDS encoding trifunctional MMPL family transporter/lysophospholipid acyltransferase/class I SAM-dependent methyltransferase, which yields MTQFFIGLYDYFERHKILFYLSLISCVLLMGFFALQVRFEENITQFFPDTKDSQNTIKVFDNLKIKDKIIIMLSSADTCHRVEPDSLIEAAGQLQQTLTEKAGGKLIKGIFAQVDQSLIQGATDFVYEHLPLFLTDTDYQRFDSLLTDKGIQAVMQKNYTNLLSPAGIALRSYILRDPLGLGSETLKHLQDFQLEANYEIYDEHIFSKDGSTLLMFITPVFSTGSTGKNDELIKILEEELKHVQGESPTIRAEYFGGPSVGVYNARQIKKDTILTSSLALLIIIVFISLVFKRKRSIPLIITPVLFGGLFALFLIFFIKGSISAIAVGAGSAVMGIALSYSIHMLAHQNHVSTVQQLIKEIAYPLTVGSFTTIGAFLGLIFTSSDLLRDFGLFASLALVGTTLFCLIYLPHFLKGQADVKQGRILRIIEKINAYSYEKNKWLVGGILLITVICLFTSQKVGFNNDMMSLNYEPRHLQQSEEKLLQLFDNDEKTVLFVSVGKDMNQATETYATTNQKLSILKEQGLIKEYASASQFLISPQEQQKRLKKWKDYWTDEKQQQVREQLETVAAEYRFRPGSFEPFYQWMNQPFGEYHYTAQEDDLSGKLLNEWQTSADSITMLISQIRISEPNKEAVYQNFNKDPNVVIFDRSYFANKWVSAINDDFYLILYISSFLIFFALWFSYGRIELTLMSFLPMLISWVIILGLMGILGIEFNIINIILSTFIFGIGDDFSIFIMDGLQNKYRTGQKVLNSHKTAIFFSAFTTVVGMGALVFAKHPALQSISLISILGMIAVVLVAYTIQPLIFRFFIAGPASKGLPPYTLIGLIRTVLLFLLFFIGCIVLRILIILLYPVPVRKSSKQRLVCRLIQITCKGILLLATAVKKEHINKANERFRHPAIIIANHQSFIDILVLLSLSSKILMVTNHWVWHSPFFGAIIRYVDFYYIGEGYEQYMERMRKKVKEGYSIAIFPEGTRTYNGKMKRFHKGAFYLAEALKLDILPILLYGNNKIIAKAQPFNIRKGIIYTEILPRIPLDDLSFGSTYQERTKRISAYMKEVYARICREQNTTDNPAFYEALIQNYIYKGPVVEWYIRIKVKMEKNYRLFNRLIPVQGQITDIGCGFGPLCYMLSLLSEDREILGIDYDEDKIALAQHGWLRNEHLQFKHGNALEYPLPESDVFILNDMLHYMSYEHQQTLLLKCAGRLRSQGMIIIRDGNSANASKHRLTRFTELLSTRIFNFNRTTGELYFTTETQLREIAVTCGMAVEIIPNDKYTSNTIYIFRKPN from the coding sequence ATGACCCAGTTTTTTATCGGACTATATGATTATTTCGAGAGGCACAAGATTCTGTTCTATTTGTCACTCATCAGTTGTGTCCTGTTAATGGGATTCTTTGCCCTGCAAGTAAGGTTCGAAGAGAACATCACACAATTTTTCCCCGACACTAAAGATTCCCAGAACACAATCAAAGTGTTCGACAATCTCAAGATTAAGGATAAGATTATCATTATGTTATCCTCGGCAGATACCTGCCACCGCGTAGAACCCGACTCCCTGATAGAAGCAGCCGGACAACTGCAACAAACCCTGACTGAAAAAGCCGGAGGAAAACTGATTAAAGGAATTTTCGCACAGGTAGACCAAAGCCTCATCCAAGGAGCCACAGACTTCGTTTATGAACATCTCCCGCTTTTCCTGACAGATACGGACTATCAACGCTTCGATTCCTTACTGACGGATAAAGGGATACAGGCTGTCATGCAGAAGAATTATACCAACCTCCTCTCTCCTGCCGGAATTGCATTAAGAAGTTATATTCTCCGGGACCCGCTCGGACTGGGAAGCGAAACCCTGAAACATTTGCAAGATTTCCAGTTGGAAGCCAACTACGAGATTTATGACGAACATATCTTCTCCAAAGATGGCTCCACCTTACTTATGTTCATTACCCCGGTATTCAGTACAGGCAGCACCGGAAAGAACGACGAACTGATAAAGATACTCGAAGAAGAGCTCAAGCACGTACAGGGAGAATCTCCTACCATTCGAGCTGAATATTTCGGCGGTCCCTCCGTGGGAGTCTACAACGCCCGTCAGATTAAGAAAGATACCATCCTGACCTCCTCCCTGGCACTGCTTATCATCATTGTATTTATCTCACTCGTTTTTAAACGAAAGAGATCGATACCTTTGATTATTACTCCGGTACTGTTCGGAGGATTATTTGCCCTGTTTCTCATTTTCTTTATTAAAGGAAGTATCTCCGCCATTGCAGTGGGAGCCGGTTCGGCAGTGATGGGTATTGCACTAAGCTATTCCATTCACATGCTGGCACATCAGAACCACGTTTCCACCGTACAACAACTTATTAAAGAGATAGCCTATCCGCTTACGGTAGGTAGTTTCACCACCATCGGCGCATTTCTGGGATTGATATTCACCAGTTCCGATCTGTTACGCGACTTCGGATTGTTTGCCTCTCTGGCATTGGTGGGCACCACCCTCTTCTGTCTCATTTACCTGCCTCATTTTCTGAAAGGACAGGCAGACGTCAAACAGGGACGCATACTACGCATCATCGAGAAAATAAACGCTTATTCTTACGAAAAGAATAAATGGCTGGTAGGCGGCATCCTCCTCATTACAGTAATCTGTTTGTTTACTTCGCAAAAGGTGGGCTTCAACAACGATATGATGAGTCTCAACTATGAGCCCCGCCATCTCCAACAATCAGAAGAAAAATTACTGCAACTCTTCGACAACGACGAAAAGACCGTGCTTTTTGTCAGTGTGGGAAAAGACATGAATCAGGCTACCGAAACTTATGCAACAACCAATCAGAAGTTATCTATACTGAAAGAGCAGGGACTCATCAAAGAGTATGCCTCCGCCTCACAGTTTCTGATCTCTCCGCAAGAGCAGCAAAAACGCCTGAAGAAATGGAAAGATTACTGGACGGATGAAAAACAGCAACAAGTCCGTGAACAGTTGGAAACAGTTGCCGCCGAATATCGTTTCCGCCCGGGAAGCTTCGAACCTTTTTATCAATGGATGAACCAGCCTTTCGGTGAATATCATTACACCGCGCAAGAAGACGATTTATCCGGCAAGCTATTGAATGAATGGCAAACCTCTGCCGATTCCATCACCATGCTTATCAGCCAGATACGGATCAGCGAACCGAATAAGGAAGCTGTGTACCAGAACTTTAATAAAGACCCGAATGTAGTCATCTTCGACCGTTCCTATTTTGCCAACAAATGGGTATCGGCCATCAATGACGACTTTTACCTGATTCTGTACATCTCTTCTTTCCTCATATTCTTTGCACTATGGTTCTCCTACGGACGTATCGAACTTACCCTGATGAGCTTTCTCCCGATGCTAATCAGCTGGGTAATCATCTTGGGATTGATGGGAATTCTGGGGATTGAGTTCAATATTATCAACATCATCCTGTCCACCTTTATCTTTGGCATTGGAGATGACTTCAGTATCTTCATTATGGACGGGCTACAAAACAAATACCGTACAGGTCAGAAGGTGTTGAATTCCCATAAAACAGCCATCTTCTTCTCCGCCTTCACCACAGTGGTCGGTATGGGAGCACTTGTGTTTGCCAAACACCCGGCTTTGCAATCCATTTCCCTGATTTCCATTCTGGGTATGATAGCAGTGGTACTGGTGGCTTATACCATTCAGCCACTCATTTTCCGGTTCTTCATCGCAGGCCCCGCTTCCAAAGGATTACCGCCTTATACGCTTATCGGATTGATACGTACCGTGTTGCTCTTCCTGCTTTTCTTTATCGGCTGCATCGTCCTCCGTATATTGATTATTCTGCTTTATCCGGTGCCTGTGCGCAAAAGCAGCAAGCAGCGTTTGGTGTGCCGCCTGATACAAATCACCTGCAAAGGAATTCTGCTACTGGCCACCGCCGTCAAAAAAGAACATATCAACAAAGCCAACGAACGCTTCCGGCATCCGGCAATTATCATTGCCAACCACCAGTCGTTCATCGACATTCTGGTACTGCTGTCTCTTTCGTCTAAAATCCTGATGGTGACCAACCATTGGGTATGGCACTCTCCTTTCTTCGGAGCCATCATTCGTTATGTCGACTTCTATTATATAGGCGAAGGATACGAGCAATATATGGAACGGATGCGGAAAAAAGTGAAGGAGGGCTACTCCATCGCCATTTTCCCGGAAGGCACACGTACCTATAACGGAAAGATGAAACGTTTCCACAAAGGAGCATTCTATCTGGCAGAAGCATTGAAACTGGATATTCTGCCGATCCTGCTTTACGGTAATAACAAAATCATTGCCAAAGCACAGCCTTTCAATATCCGGAAAGGAATCATCTATACAGAAATACTTCCCCGTATACCACTAGACGATCTGTCTTTCGGAAGTACTTATCAGGAGCGTACCAAACGCATATCCGCTTACATGAAAGAGGTTTATGCCCGTATCTGCCGTGAACAGAACACGACGGACAATCCGGCGTTCTACGAAGCTCTTATCCAGAACTATATCTATAAAGGTCCCGTCGTAGAATGGTATATCCGTATTAAAGTAAAGATGGAAAAGAATTACCGGCTATTCAACCGGTTGATTCCCGTCCAAGGGCAAATCACAGACATCGGTTGCGGCTTCGGCCCGTTATGCTATATGCTGTCTCTGCTTTCCGAGGACCGGGAAATCCTGGGTATTGATTACGATGAAGACAAGATAGCGCTGGCGCAGCACGGATGGTTACGCAACGAGCATCTCCAGTTCAAGCATGGCAATGCATTGGAATATCCCCTGCCGGAAAGTGATGTCTTTATCCTGAACGACATGCTTCACTATATGAGCTACGAACATCAACAAACCCTATTGTTGAAATGTGCCGGTCGCTTGCGTTCACAAGGAATGATTATCATACGCGACGGAAATTCAGCCAACGCTTCCAAGCACCGGTTAACCCGGTTCACGGAATTACTATCCACCCGTATCTTCAACTTCAACCGGACAACCGGAGAACTGTATTTCACCACTGAAACCCAATTACGGGAAATAGCAGTCACCTGTGGAATGGCTGTCGAAATCATTCCTAATGACAAATATACATCAAACACCATTTACATATTTAGAAAACCGAACTAG
- a CDS encoding DUF2062 domain-containing protein, translating to MKEQISTAYWHEKLKQLGIIVIIPSYNNGKTLADVIESVRFYAPDILVVNDGSTDETAGILSRESNLHTITHPANQGKGVALRHGLSFAKKQGFRYAITIDSDGQHFASDIPALIEAIEKEPDTLLVGARNLASDNMPGKNTFANKFSNFWFTLETGIKLQDTQSGYRLYPIQRMNVDKWYYTAKYEFELEALVFAAWGGITVKNIPVHVYYPPQEERVSHFRPFRDFTRISILNTVLVLVTLLWIIPRNFFRKLTWKNCKQFFSDHVTHSPESNLRITAAITLGVFMGIVPVWGYQMLITLFLAHLFRLNKIIAIVAANISIPPMIPFLLYGSYVTGCKVLGDPVNLHLNELSFENVKSVIEQYLIGSVIFAVVCSILAGTIAFILLTACRKKKI from the coding sequence ATGAAGGAACAAATAAGTACAGCCTATTGGCACGAGAAGTTGAAACAATTAGGGATCATCGTTATCATCCCAAGTTACAACAATGGAAAGACACTGGCGGACGTCATAGAAAGTGTACGTTTCTACGCCCCCGATATCCTTGTTGTCAACGACGGTTCTACAGATGAAACTGCCGGAATACTTAGCCGAGAATCTAACTTACATACCATCACCCACCCTGCCAATCAAGGAAAAGGAGTAGCTTTGAGACATGGACTATCCTTTGCCAAAAAGCAAGGATTTCGGTATGCAATCACCATTGATTCTGACGGACAGCATTTCGCTTCGGATATTCCCGCATTGATCGAAGCCATAGAAAAAGAACCGGACACATTATTGGTAGGTGCCCGTAACCTCGCCTCGGACAATATGCCGGGAAAGAATACATTTGCCAATAAGTTTTCCAACTTCTGGTTTACCCTCGAAACAGGTATCAAACTGCAAGATACACAATCCGGCTACCGCCTGTACCCCATCCAACGAATGAATGTGGACAAGTGGTATTACACCGCCAAATACGAATTTGAGCTGGAAGCACTTGTCTTTGCAGCCTGGGGAGGCATTACCGTTAAAAACATCCCGGTACATGTTTATTATCCGCCACAGGAAGAGCGGGTTTCTCATTTTCGACCGTTCCGTGATTTCACCCGTATCAGTATCCTGAACACAGTACTGGTGCTCGTCACTTTGCTTTGGATCATCCCCCGAAACTTCTTCCGTAAACTGACCTGGAAGAACTGCAAGCAGTTTTTCTCGGATCATGTCACCCACTCCCCCGAATCTAATCTGCGGATCACGGCTGCCATCACACTCGGCGTATTCATGGGTATCGTTCCGGTATGGGGATATCAAATGCTAATCACGTTATTTCTGGCACATTTGTTCAGACTGAATAAAATCATAGCTATTGTAGCAGCCAATATCAGTATCCCTCCGATGATTCCATTTTTGCTGTACGGCAGTTACGTAACCGGTTGCAAAGTGCTGGGAGATCCTGTCAATCTGCATTTAAACGAACTTTCTTTTGAAAATGTAAAATCAGTCATAGAGCAATATTTAATAGGAAGTGTTATCTTTGCAGTCGTATGCAGCATACTGGCAGGAACCATCGCGTTCATTCTGCTCACGGCGTGTAGGAAAAAAAAGATATGA
- a CDS encoding 3-hydroxylacyl-ACP dehydratase has translation MLLDNFYTILSSESSDSTIWTIQIKLNPGHPVYQGHFPGHPVVPGVCLLQLIKECVEDIRQQKLQVTQVSSCKFLSAINPIETPHISMALTFKETEEGTLQLQAEGSVKKEAVKKSTVKESTVEENTVKDECFIKLKAALTPTV, from the coding sequence ATGCTACTTGATAACTTCTATACCATCCTTTCCTCCGAATCATCGGACTCAACGATCTGGACTATCCAGATAAAGTTGAATCCCGGGCATCCTGTTTATCAGGGACATTTCCCCGGACATCCGGTAGTTCCGGGAGTTTGCCTATTACAACTTATCAAGGAATGTGTAGAAGACATTCGCCAGCAAAAATTGCAAGTAACACAAGTGTCTTCCTGCAAGTTTCTTTCGGCTATCAATCCGATAGAAACACCGCACATTTCGATGGCACTGACTTTTAAAGAGACAGAAGAAGGTACACTTCAGTTGCAAGCGGAAGGGAGTGTAAAGAAGGAAGCTGTAAAAAAGAGTACAGTGAAAGAGAGCACTGTAGAGGAAAATACCGTAAAGGACGAATGTTTCATTAAATTAAAAGCTGCACTTACCCCGACAGTATGA
- a CDS encoding LolA family protein, translating to MRTLLIYLSLFFLSIASIHAQSMKKMAQKTEFESRLAKEAQTVESIESDFTQVKYLDVFDEKVTSKGKFYYQKTHKICMEYFRPMDYLIVINGSKLKIVSDGKKSIMNLSSNKMMAQMQDMLTACMIGDLSKMSSNYLLEYFEDARYYLVKIKPTNKAVQAYIAGIEIYLDKKDMSVHKLRLSETATNYTEYEFYNKKFNSLKNETKFAIR from the coding sequence ATGAGAACTTTATTAATATATTTATCGCTTTTCTTCTTGTCAATAGCCTCTATCCATGCCCAGAGCATGAAAAAGATGGCGCAAAAGACAGAGTTTGAAAGCCGCCTGGCAAAGGAGGCGCAAACCGTAGAGTCCATCGAAAGCGATTTCACCCAAGTGAAATATCTCGATGTATTCGATGAGAAGGTTACTTCCAAAGGGAAGTTCTACTACCAGAAGACCCATAAAATCTGCATGGAATATTTCCGCCCGATGGATTATCTCATCGTGATAAACGGCAGTAAGCTCAAAATCGTTTCGGATGGCAAGAAAAGTATCATGAATCTTAGTTCGAACAAAATGATGGCACAGATGCAGGATATGCTGACCGCGTGTATGATAGGCGACCTGTCTAAAATGTCGTCCAACTACCTGCTGGAGTATTTTGAAGACGCACGATACTATCTGGTTAAAATAAAACCGACCAACAAAGCGGTACAAGCCTATATTGCCGGTATAGAAATCTATCTGGACAAGAAAGATATGTCGGTACACAAACTCCGTCTGTCCGAAACAGCCACAAACTATACAGAATACGAATTCTATAATAAAAAGTTCAACTCCCTGAAGAATGAGACGAAGTTTGCGATTCGTTAG
- a CDS encoding polysaccharide deacetylase family protein — protein MIIVCLLLCLLLLLSFLVYASYSIQSGIYLRSFCKKHTAEKIVALTFDDGPDSLQTPKVLQVLKEYQVTACFFCIGHKVKGNEAILQKMVAEGHLIGNHSHTHSGLFPLYGLSKMKKDLQTCQCELERVTSQPVSLFRPPFGVTNPTIAKAVRQLGYTPIGWSIRTLDTQQAPDKVLARIRKHLEPGAIILLHDRMPDSDQLVKQILDLLKEQGYTVVRPDKLLA, from the coding sequence ATGATAATCGTTTGCCTCCTTCTTTGCTTGCTCTTGCTCCTGTCTTTTCTCGTTTATGCCTCTTATAGCATTCAATCGGGAATTTACCTCCGGTCATTTTGCAAAAAGCATACTGCGGAAAAGATTGTCGCCCTGACTTTTGATGACGGCCCCGACTCCCTACAGACTCCCAAAGTTCTGCAGGTACTAAAAGAATATCAGGTAACCGCCTGTTTCTTCTGTATCGGTCATAAGGTAAAAGGGAATGAAGCAATCTTGCAAAAAATGGTGGCAGAAGGTCATCTGATTGGAAATCATTCGCATACCCATTCCGGTTTATTCCCGCTATACGGGCTCTCCAAGATGAAAAAAGACTTGCAAACTTGTCAGTGTGAACTAGAACGAGTAACTTCGCAGCCGGTTAGTTTGTTTCGTCCGCCGTTCGGTGTCACTAATCCAACGATTGCGAAAGCCGTTCGACAGTTAGGATATACCCCTATAGGATGGAGCATCCGTACACTGGATACACAACAAGCACCGGATAAAGTCCTTGCCAGGATTCGGAAACATCTTGAACCGGGAGCCATTATTCTGTTGCACGACCGGATGCCTGACAGCGACCAGCTAGTGAAACAAATCTTGGATTTGCTGAAAGAACAAGGATATACCGTTGTCCGTCCGGACAAACTATTGGCATAA
- a CDS encoding beta-ketoacyl synthase chain length factor, producing MQPVYIQRIASIHPPKDHSPGNNRPYLQACEPDYKDIITNATLRRRMSRIVKMGVACGLECMGELSPEKIQGIITATGLGCLTDTEKFLNNLLDNEERMLNPTPFIQSTFNTIGAQIALIHQIHAYNMTYVHRGLSFESALLDAMMKIGEGSENILVGAIDEMTETSYTIQQRLGVLKGIAAGEGAQFFLLSREAGEHPLAEIQGIETFIGKQTTEEISSRIIRFLQRNGLECQDIQWLVTGKNKKPHNQDDSHEQTVDNGNSIYEELETNLFPESVHLSFKNECGEYPTATSYAVWKAVNESANCTTSTHILIYNHHHSINHSLILIRKSV from the coding sequence ATGCAGCCAGTTTATATTCAACGCATCGCTTCCATTCATCCGCCAAAGGATCATTCACCAGGAAATAATCGCCCTTATCTTCAGGCTTGCGAACCCGATTATAAGGATATTATCACCAATGCGACCTTGCGCAGACGCATGAGCCGTATCGTAAAAATGGGGGTGGCTTGCGGATTGGAATGTATGGGTGAACTATCTCCTGAAAAGATACAAGGAATCATCACAGCAACAGGATTGGGCTGCTTGACAGATACGGAAAAATTCCTGAACAACCTATTGGATAATGAAGAGCGGATGCTGAATCCTACTCCTTTTATCCAGTCGACATTCAATACAATCGGTGCACAAATAGCTCTGATTCATCAAATACATGCCTACAACATGACTTATGTCCACCGTGGTCTTAGTTTTGAAAGTGCTTTATTGGACGCTATGATGAAAATAGGAGAAGGAAGCGAGAATATACTTGTGGGAGCCATCGATGAAATGACAGAAACCAGTTACACGATTCAGCAACGGCTGGGAGTGCTGAAAGGGATAGCAGCCGGAGAAGGTGCTCAATTCTTCCTGTTAAGTCGGGAAGCCGGAGAGCATCCGTTGGCTGAAATACAGGGAATCGAAACTTTCATAGGGAAACAGACTACAGAAGAAATCAGCTCCCGAATCATCCGTTTTTTGCAACGAAATGGTTTAGAATGTCAGGATATTCAGTGGTTGGTTACCGGGAAAAACAAGAAGCCACACAATCAAGATGACTCTCACGAGCAAACTGTTGACAATGGCAACTCTATTTATGAAGAGCTTGAAACAAACCTTTTCCCGGAAAGTGTTCATCTTAGTTTTAAGAATGAATGTGGTGAATATCCTACCGCAACATCGTATGCGGTATGGAAAGCAGTGAACGAATCGGCCAACTGCACTACCTCGACCCATATATTGATTTATAATCATCACCACTCCATCAATCATTCATTGATTCTAATCCGGAAAAGCGTATGA
- a CDS encoding beta-ketoacyl-[acyl-carrier-protein] synthase family protein — MKIYVTGLGVVSGIGIGVSENIEALRQRKHGIGKVTLFPTALDVPVSEVKRSNEELKQLISLPPQRTVSRTALLGMIAAKEAMKDAGLTPPLRIGFISATSVGGMDLSEHFYESFKKNPGQGRLREVISHDCGASTELIASYLGINDFITTISTACSSAANAIMLGARMIKHGLLDAAIVGGTDALCRFTLNGFNSLMILDKTHCRPFDRSRTGLNLGEGAGYLVLQSESSLQRTPYCELSGYANTNEAYHQTGSSPEGDGAFLSMSEAIASSGISLEEIDYINVHGTGTPGNDASEGMALRRIFGEHVPPFSSVKAFIGHTLGASEGIEAVYSVLSIDKGLIYPNLNFTDAMPETGLIPETSFQEGIPIRHVLSNSFGFGGNDSSLLFSATNFPA, encoded by the coding sequence ATGAAGATATACGTCACCGGATTGGGAGTTGTTTCGGGCATCGGTATCGGAGTTTCCGAAAATATAGAAGCGTTGAGACAAAGAAAGCATGGCATCGGAAAAGTAACTCTTTTTCCGACTGCTCTCGATGTGCCCGTATCCGAAGTGAAACGTAGCAATGAGGAACTAAAGCAACTGATCTCTTTACCTCCGCAACGCACTGTATCACGTACGGCCTTGTTGGGAATGATAGCAGCCAAAGAAGCAATGAAAGATGCGGGACTCACACCACCATTACGTATCGGTTTTATTTCCGCCACTTCCGTTGGCGGCATGGATTTGAGCGAGCACTTCTATGAATCTTTCAAGAAAAACCCGGGACAGGGACGGTTACGGGAAGTAATTTCACACGACTGCGGAGCCAGTACAGAATTGATTGCTTCGTATTTGGGTATCAATGATTTTATAACCACCATCAGTACAGCCTGCTCGTCAGCAGCCAATGCCATCATGCTGGGAGCAAGAATGATTAAACACGGGCTACTGGATGCTGCTATCGTGGGAGGTACGGATGCACTTTGCCGGTTTACGCTCAATGGATTCAACTCCCTGATGATTTTGGACAAAACACATTGCCGTCCCTTTGACCGCTCACGTACCGGATTAAATCTGGGAGAAGGTGCCGGTTACTTAGTGCTTCAATCGGAAAGTTCACTCCAAAGAACTCCTTATTGCGAACTTAGCGGTTACGCCAATACGAATGAGGCTTATCATCAAACAGGAAGTTCTCCTGAAGGGGACGGTGCCTTTCTGTCAATGAGTGAAGCTATCGCTTCCAGTGGTATTTCCCTTGAAGAAATCGATTATATCAATGTACATGGAACAGGTACTCCCGGCAATGATGCGTCAGAAGGCATGGCGCTCCGAAGAATCTTTGGAGAACACGTTCCGCCATTTAGTTCGGTAAAAGCTTTTATCGGACATACCTTAGGAGCTTCCGAAGGAATTGAAGCTGTTTACTCCGTTCTTTCAATAGATAAAGGGCTGATTTATCCCAACCTGAACTTTACGGATGCGATGCCGGAAACAGGACTGATACCGGAAACCTCTTTTCAAGAAGGAATCCCCATCCGACATGTGTTATCCAACTCTTTCGGTTTCGGAGGAAACGATTCATCGCTCCTCTTTTCCGCAACGAATTTTCCAGCATAA
- a CDS encoding phosphopantetheine-binding protein — protein MDNLDQTKRELMDEVKGKLIEELNLEEITPEDIDNEAPLFGDEGLGLDSIDALEIILILEREYGIKIENPSEGKQIFYSVRTLADYIIANRKA, from the coding sequence ATGGATAATTTAGATCAAACCAAAAGAGAACTGATGGACGAAGTGAAAGGGAAACTAATCGAAGAGTTGAACCTTGAAGAAATCACTCCGGAAGATATTGACAATGAAGCCCCTCTGTTTGGCGACGAAGGTCTTGGCCTCGACTCCATTGACGCACTCGAAATCATCCTGATTCTGGAACGCGAATACGGTATAAAGATAGAGAACCCCAGTGAAGGAAAACAAATCTTCTACTCGGTACGTACACTGGCAGACTACATCATTGCTAATCGCAAAGCTTAA